A genomic stretch from Nasonia vitripennis strain AsymCx chromosome 2 unlocalized genomic scaffold, Nvit_psr_1.1 chr2_random0009, whole genome shotgun sequence includes:
- the LOC107981645 gene encoding uncharacterized protein LOC107981645 produces the protein MTTEKMDSDADAHSEKDFGSKRKLNEIDENIDRREYKKQTINEIETGEKSFDKDGYSENCKGPYQVWIKNLSPSNKVFNIYKVGKIVVKYYKTVQEVKKDGRFRGIIVFNDREEANKALEDTIFKDNDMTTFVPGFKKMRKGVLRGIPIDLSTDDLKTEIMSSLEVINVSRMNRKNPNSTNDDDKWIPTKSVMVTFKGDFLPKEVSICLVKTKVDPYVRRRMQCYNCFKFGHMAKTCRNQKRCSMCGELHHDEGCSGVTPRCANCKGSHKSIDSRCQIYEKNKLLCERMAYDNLSYAEAHARIFGKSNAPRLNRLDFPNLRNRTNKEPEVFNNQTQLQDGNQNASQIQPKDNMGQNILSPTITTKSTSTTMPVRNYSRMNAQQFFYTNNNTNTNSQTSTQLKGEKEKDKPANLPSTNQPLRNSLQTSQTTLSRMSTTEKLHARLSNSTNNLKPLNKKSSSQNQKT, from the coding sequence atgaCGACAGAGAAAATGGATAGTGATGCAGATGCTCACTCAGAAAAAGATTTTGGATCCAAGAGAAAGTTAAATGAGATAGATGAGAATATTGACCGAAGGGAATATAAGAAACAAACGATAAATGAGATAGAAACCGGAGAGAAAAGTTTTGATAAAGATGGATATTCTGAGAATTGCAAGGGTCCTTACCAAGTATGGATTAAAAATCTTAGTCCATCAAATAAAgtctttaatatttataaagtgGGAAAGATCGTAGTAAAGTACTACAAAACAGTGCAAGAAGTAAAAAAGGACGGACGCTTTAGAGGTATTATAGTTTTCAATGACAGAGAGGAAGCTAATAAAGCATTGGAGGATACAATTTTCAAGGATAATGATATGACTACATTTGTCCCAGGATtcaaaaaaatgagaaaaggaGTCTTGAGAGGCATCCCAATAGATCTTTCAACAGATGATTTGAAAACGGAGATCATGTCTTCTCTGGAGGTTATAAATGTTAGTAGAATGAACAGAAAGAATCCTAACAGTACAAACGATGATGATAAATGGATACCAACTAAATCAGTAATGGTCACCTTCAAAGGAGATTTTCTTCCTAAAGAAGTTAGTATTTGCCTTGTTAAAACCAAAGTTGATCCGTACGTAAGAAGACGTATGCAGTGCtataattgttttaaatttggCCATATGGCTAAAACCTGCAGAAACCAGAAACGTTGTTCTATGTGTGGAGAGTTACACCATGATGAGGGTTGCTCAGGTGTAACCCCCAGATGCGCAAACTGCAAGGGTAGTCACAAATCTATTGACAGCAGATGTCAAATCTATGAAAAGAATAAATTGCTATGCGAAAGAATGGCTTATGACAATTTGTCATACGCTGAAGCTCATGCACGGATTTTTGGTAAATCCAATGCTCCAAGACTGAATAGACTAGACTTTCCTAATCTGAGAAATAGAACAAATAAAGAACCAGAAGTATTCAACAATCAGACACAATTACAAGATGGGAATCAGAATGCATCCCAGATTCAACCCAAGGATAATATGGGACAAAACATACTCTCaccaacaataacaacaaaatcGACTTCGACAACGATGCCAGTAAGGAATTATTCAAGAATGAATGCACAGCAATTCTTCTACACGAACAACAATACCAATACCAACAGCCAAACGAGTACACAACTgaagggagaaaaagaaaaggacAAACCAGCCAACCTACCATCTACAAATCAGCCTTTGAGAAATTCACTACAAACATCACAGACAACGCTATCTCGAATGAGTACTACGGAGAAACTACATGCTAGGTTAAGTAATAGTACAAATAATCTTAAGCccctaaataaaaaatcatctTCACAAAACCAAAAAACCTAA